CGTTCGTGTGGTGGCTAGTATGATTTCAAAGAAGCTTTTGCAATGTCAATCTAGATGCGAGTATTTGCCCGGTTGATTTTTATCGGGAGCGGAGTAATCAAGGGTTTACGAGGGGACATTTTAGGGCTTCCACGTGCTTCACCTATCAGGTTCTATATTACGAAGTAATAACATTTACTAATCCCAGGTTGAATCCCATGTTTTTGTCTTCTGACCAAAAGAGAAATCAAGGAAAAGAAATCAGGCACATAGTAAATGCCAACGCACTTGTTCGACAAAAAAATGGCATataatatttgaaaaaaaaaatacaCCGGTTGTTTCTAAGGATACACAAACTAGCATGCTAGTATCTGCAACGCATGGGGACGATCAGGACAAAGTGAAAGTACTTGACATTTCACCTAAATAAAGAAAACATAAGGACGGGAGGAATGCTTCAAACATTTGCTTTCCATCCAGCACAAGAGTCACGCGGACAAGGTGTATTAGTCCAAAAAAGGGCAATAGTTAAGTAGCGCTTAGCCGCATGTTCCATTGGTCAGTGCCGTCTGGGAAGGAAATGTTTGTTTTATCACATGGCTAACAAGAGACAACCAAAGAAACAACAGAGGATTGAGCTAATATAATCATATTCTCCTTCTGCTCATGTTCTAATAATAAAATATATTGTAGTGATGGGCATCATGCCACAAAGCAAGAATATAATAGTCCATTCGTTCCCAAAATAAATGTCACGATATGCGACACTCATTTTGGGGCCGAGGAAGTACTAACTAATTTCTACTCTAGATCTTCTACGGGGTACAATTTGCATCGTTTCTTTTTCCCCGTGATTATTTGTCCAAATATTGACCGATAAACCCCCAAAATAGTAAAGATGATTGACTAAGTTTTCTTGACTTGGACTTGGTTAAGTCTAAAACTGAGACTAGCCACACCCTGGAAACAAAtacaattttttttactttttttatcTTGACCCGTGAGCCTAGGAATTCTAGTTATCTTGTGACCGTGGGATCCATGGAAGCGCAGGGCAAATTGGTCTCACACTCTCCACTTATCCACTGCAAATCTCAGATGACACAACAAGATTCCAAcacatgtacatgtacgtaccaCCTAGAGAGAGAGTGGGAAGAAGAAAAGGAGAGGCAGGGAGGGAGGGGCCAGCCTGCGCAAAATGCAGCGTGGGTCCCACGGGGCAGAGGGAGGAGAGCGACCTCATGAGAGTGGCTTGTCTCTTCCAGCAGCTCCTCCCTCGCTAAAACcccaccccctcctccctcctcttgaaccctttcttcctcctccccacCGCCTCCAATCCCCCGCaattccctctctctctctcatctcTCATCTCTCATCTCTCTAGCCTTCCCGTAGGATCCCTAGTTAGCATTGCTCTTCTTTTCCCTTCGCCCATCTCCAATCCCAAAGACACAGCTGCTAGCTCGCAGAATCCATACCCTGCTCTGTTCTTGCTGGCTCTGCTCCTGACTTGACCTCTTCTCCTTGCCACGGACAGAGGAGTACGGCAGAATCCTTCCGTCCGTCCCCTATTTTGTTCTTGGTGTTTTCATATAGGCGCAGCTCGAGTCGAGTCCATCCCAGGTGGGGGGTGGGGGCGGCCATTAGTTTTTCTTCTTTCCTCTTTGGAGTTTGCCCATGTCCCAAGGTCTCTGCTGCGGCTCTGCTTAGCGCCCTGTTTGCCCCTCGGAAAAGGAAGAAAAAGCTGCCGCTTCCTCGCTACCTTTTCTCCGTCTTCCTCTCCGTCTCGCAGCTTTCATCGGCCGAGAAGCAAGGAGATTTCTCGGTTGACGAGCAATCTCGTGGGGTTTAGGGGTTTAGGAATTCATTCGGTTCTTGCGGAGCtgtggtggtggcggcagcggtgGAATTGATTGATCGGCCGGAGGAGAAGAGCTGGAGTAAATTCTCGGTTTGAGCGGTGGTGGTTGTGGTTGAGGGGGCATTGGCGATGACGTCCTCCTGCATACCCACGGGGCTGCGGCTGGACCTGGACATGGTGAAGGCGGCGGCGTCGCCGGGGGCGCACGCGCACTCGTCGCCGCTGCGGCCGGCGCACTCCTCGCCGTCCTCCACGCTCTCGGAGGCCTCCAACGCGTCCTCCTCGGCCACCTCCGTGTCGCTCAAGCGCGCGCGGGCGCCGCGGAAGCGCCCCAACCAGGCCTACAACGAGGCCGCCGCGCTGCTCGCCTCCATCCACCCCTCCGTCTTCCCCGTCAAGAAGAGCCCCAAGACGGCCACGGCGCCGCGCCCGCCGCTCTCGGGCCTCGCCGTGGCCTTCGGCGCCGCCGCACCGTCCTCCTCCGACCTCCTCCCGCCGCTCCCCGTCCTGTCCGACGCCGCATTCCTCCTCCGCgaccacgccgcctcgccctcgccgccgccgccgccgcagagcCCGTCCACCGACGCCTGCAAGAACTGCTCGTCCCCGACGCCCGTCAGCAGCGCGTTCCGGGAGTTCCGCGacccggcgccgtcgccggccagcCCCGACACCGCCACCGACGAGCCCGGCGAGCTCGACTTCGACGACGACGGCTTCGACGCCGAGTCCATCCTCGACGTCGACGAGGCCGCGGCCGGCGGCGCCGCCGAGGGCATCGACGGCATCATGGGCAGCCTCACCATGGAGGCCAACACGGCCACCGCCACGTCCGACGACTCCATCCTGTCCAGCTCCGGCATACACCCCTACCTCAGGAGCCTCATGGTGGTCGGTCTCGCTGGCCGGTTCGAGCTCGGCCTCGGCTCCCGGCAGAACACCCGCCCCAACCTCAACCGTGCCCTCAAGCGGCGGGACGACGACGGCGCCTGGTGGATGTGGCCTGCCGTGCCGGTGAAGGACATCACGGTCACACCACCGACGCCACCGCCGACAGAACCGGCAGCGGCAGTGTCCAACACCGCAatgccgccgccggcgtcggcagcaccagagaagaagaagagcaagaagaagaagaaggtgaAGATGGAGAAGTTGATGGCCAAGGAGGAGGAGTCGGCCAATGGGAAATGCGAGGAGGGAGCCGATGGAACAGTGGACGCGGCTGACGGCAATGGCGACGGTGACAGCGCGCCGACAAAGGCGCCGAAGACCGGCCTGGGGCTGAAGCTGGACACCGACGACGTGCTCAAGGAGTGGTCCGGCAAAGGGTCTATGTTCGCCGAGGGCAGCGGGCCGGATTCGTCGGAATCTGCCGCCGAAGTGCGGGTGAGTACTTGGTTTCTCTGAATTTTTTCTCTTGCGTGCACTAGGAGAGTGCAACATAATTTTGATGAGCTAACAGTAACTCAAATTTTCTTTTCAGTTTGCTATTTAAGTCAGAAAAATCTCATTTAAAAAAACACAAAATTTGACAAGCCCTGTAGATGATGTTACCTTCTTCTATGACAGTCTTACTAGTTCAGATAAATTACAGAGACGTGTTCAAACTGATATGAGTTAGTCTGAATATGTTTTCTGATAGAAGATTGTATTTCAGTTCCACCACCATAATTAAATCGAATTTCTGTAGCTAAATTATAGCTCCACTCCCCATTTCTTCCGACATGTTAACTCCTTTTGCTAGACAAACAGAAGAATTTTGCCTCTTGTGAATTGCTTTCTTCAGCAAAGGAAAAGGGACACCCCACAACTAGAAACCACATGCTTGATAAGTTGATATGCAACTGCCAATTGTGGAACTGGTATCAACTATTAAGCCAATAAACTAGGAAAATTGTTTATCCAACTGATGGTCCCTCACAAAGCCACAACTCACAAGAAGTACCCAGTCCTGTACTACTGCATATCTGTAAGTACACACCTTTTAAGAGCATCACTGATACTCTCCAGTAACCATAAAACAGAAGCAGTAAACATAGTTTATAGGGAAAAATAACTAAATAGTGAGTCCCAGCAAACCTACTGCTAAGATTCGATGAGCTGATTTTAGCTCCAAGTCCAGTGAACATATGAGTTTTGTTTACTTTTACATTCTGCTAAACTTGTGGGTGAATAACGGTAGAAATTTTTCTATAGAAAAATAACTGTTACAAATTGGATAAACTAGATTTAACCATTCTATTATGCTGTTAGCTAGTTACACTCAATGATTCAACAGAGGACCACAGGCAATTGAGCCTGGAGATTTCCTGCCATAGATTACATGTTTGTCTTGTTGCTGAGAGTCACTTGGGCTCAAATTTGGTGCCTTTTGGGCCAGTGATAGAGCAACTGCAACAGACTGTTAGCCCCAATTCAGTTGGCTTTTCTGCAATTTGCTCTGATAGATGGCAAGACTTGCAGCTGTCATAAGTGGCAAGAATCATTACACAGATCTGTCCAGcttctttgtact
The sequence above is a segment of the Aegilops tauschii subsp. strangulata cultivar AL8/78 chromosome 6, Aet v6.0, whole genome shotgun sequence genome. Coding sequences within it:
- the LOC109759413 gene encoding protein CHLOROPLAST IMPORT APPARATUS 2 isoform X1; this translates as MTSSCIPTGLRLDLDMVKAAASPGAHAHSSPLRPAHSSPSSTLSEASNASSSATSVSLKRARAPRKRPNQAYNEAAALLASIHPSVFPVKKSPKTATAPRPPLSGLAVAFGAAAPSSSDLLPPLPVLSDAAFLLRDHAASPSPPPPPQSPSTDACKNCSSPTPVSSAFREFRDPAPSPASPDTATDEPGELDFDDDGFDAESILDVDEAAAGGAAEGIDGIMGSLTMEANTATATSDDSILSSSGIHPYLRSLMVVGLAGRFELGLGSRQNTRPNLNRALKRRDDDGAWWMWPAVPVKDITVTPPTPPPTEPAAAVSNTAMPPPASAAPEKKKSKKKKKVKMEKLMAKEEESANGKCEEGADGTVDAADGNGDGDSAPTKAPKTGLGLKLDTDDVLKEWSGKGSMFAEGSGPDSSESAAEVRAKLADIDLFPENGSGGIREARVMRYKEKRRNRLFSKKIRYQVRKVNADCRPRMKGRFVRSPSLLQQALEEES
- the LOC109759413 gene encoding protein CHLOROPLAST IMPORT APPARATUS 2 isoform X2 — its product is MTSSCIPTGLRLDLDMVKAAASPGAHAHSSPLRPAHSSPSSTLSEASNASSSATSVSLKRARAPRKRPNQAYNEAAALLASIHPSVFPVKKSPKTATAPRPPLSGLAVAFGAAAPSSSDLLPPLPVLSDAAFLLRDHAASPSPPPPPQSPSTDACKNCSSPTPVSSAFREFRDPAPSPASPDTATDEPGELDFDDDGFDAESILDVDEAAAGGAAEGIDGIMGSLTMEANTATATSDDSILSSSGIHPYLRSLMVVGLAGRFELGLGSRQNTRPNLNRALKRRDDDGAWWMWPAVPVKDITVTPPTPPPTEPAAAVSNTAMPPPASAAPEKKKSKKKKKVKMEKLMAKEEESANGKCEEGADGTVDAADGNGDGDSAPTKAPKTGLGLKLDTDDVLKEWSGKGSMFAEGSGPDSSESAAEVRAKLADIDLFPENGSGGIREARVMRYKEKRRNRLFSKKIRYQVRKVNADCRPRMKASTTRTDA